Proteins from one Hyperolius riggenbachi isolate aHypRig1 chromosome 4, aHypRig1.pri, whole genome shotgun sequence genomic window:
- the LOC137570524 gene encoding embryonic polyadenylate-binding protein B-like isoform X2, which produces MAAVYQVASLYVGDLHTDVTEAMLYEKFCPFGPVISIRVSRDVATRRSLGYAYINFQQTGVAERAMETMNFEVINGRPIRIMWCQRDPGLRKSGLGNVFIKNLDESINSKLLNDTFSSFGNILSCKVAYDDHGSKGYGFIHFETQEAANKAIQSLNGMILNERRVFVGHFKTRKERELENAAKVTGFTNVYIKNFGEDMDDNRLKEIFSAYGTTLSVRVMVDADGRSRGFGFVNFEKHEDAQKAVTDLNGKEMNGCIVYVGRAKKKAERQNELRLKYELFKQELRAKFHGVNLYVKNLNDSMDDEILRKEFQKFGTITSAKVMKESGHSKGYGFVCFLTPEEATKAITEMNGRIIRRKPLYVALAQRKEDRNRMLAKCYMQRSRVIRPVLSCPVTDSLQQPANYFPVMPQPSNRALFNPGPIAPVRPTAHWSLQQSNPAYCQPQRASVWTVPTRCPIPKMNAMKTFPQPGRVSPQSQRVVVFDTHTLGTQPQMNQAVMHSMSQCKCPTAEPGQVAEPAVHIQSGEAQTAGILTVRPQQDQKQILGEQMYPLIQNMNAALARKITGMLLELDNSEILQMLDSPEHLHSKVEEAVAALQDHQAVESVADPQM; this is translated from the exons ATGGCTGCTGTATACCAGGTGGCTTCTCTCTATGTTGGTGACCTGCATACAGATGTGACAGAAGCCATGCTTTATGAAAAGTTCTGTCCATTCGGCCCAGTCATCTCCATCCGAGTTTCTCGAGATGTCGCCACTCGGAGATCCCTTGGCTATGCATATATCAATTTCCAGCAGACCGGTGTTGCTGAGAGGGCCATGGAAACTATGAATTTCGAGGTCATTAATGGTAGACCCATCCGGATCATGTGGTGTCAGAGAGATCCAGGACTAAGAAAATCCGGTTTAGGAAATGTCTTCATCAAAAATCTGGACGAGTCGATCAACAGCAAACTATTGAATGACACCTTCTCCTCGTTTGGCAACATTTTGTCTTGCAAGGTTGCCTATGATGACCATGGATCGAAAGGTTATGGGTTCATCCACTTTGAGACTCAGGAAGCAGCTAACAAAGCCATACAGTCCTTGAATGGCATGATCCTGAATGAACGCAGAGTATTTGTTGGTCATTTTAAGACCCGAAAAGAAAGAGAACTAGAGAATGCAGCAAAAGTCACCGGATTTACAAATGTGTATATCAAAAACTTTGGAGAAGACATGGACGATAACAGGCTTAAGGAGATATTTTCTGCTTACGGGACCACATTGAGTGTTAGAGTCATGGTGGATGCTGATGGCCGCTCCCGCGGATTTGGCTTTGTCAACTTCGAAAAGCATGAAGATGCCCAGAAAGCAGTAACAGATCTAAATGGTAAGGAGATGAATGGATGTATTGTCTATGTTGGAAGGGCCAAAAAGAAGGCAGAGCGTCAAAATGAGCTAAGACTGAAGTATGAATTGTTCAAGCAGGAGCTGCGCGCTAAGTTTCATGGTGTGAACTTATATGTGAAGAACCTGAATGATAGCATGGATGACGAGATACTCAGAAAAGAGTTTCAAAAATTTGGCACCATTACAAGTGCAAAAGTAATGAAAGAGTCAGGACACAGCAAAGGTTATGGTTTTGTCTGTTTTTTAACTCCAGAAGAGGCCACAAAAGCTATAACTGAGATGAATGGAAGGATAATTCGCCGAAAGCCCCTGTACGTAGCACTAGCTCAAAGGAAGGAGGACAGGAATCGAATGCTCGCTAAATGTTATATGCAGAGATCAAGAGTGATAAGGCCTGTGTTATCTTGTCCAGTGACTGACTCGCTTCAACAGCCCGCAAACTATTTTCCTGTCATGCCTCAGCCGTCAAACAGAGCCCTTTTCAACCCAGGCCCCATAGCACCTGTCCGTCCAACAGCTCACTGGTCATTGCAGCAGTCCAATCCTGCATACTGCCAGCCCCAGAGAGCATCAGTGTGGACAGTTCCTACCAGGTGTCCTATACCTAAGATGAATGCAATGAAAACCTTCCCCCAGCCAGGGAGGGTTTCTCCACAGAGTCAAAGAGTGGTTGTATTCGACACCCATACACTTGGTACTCAGCCCCAGATGAACCAAGCTGTCATGCACTCCATGTCACAATGCAAGTGTCcaacagcagagccgggacaag TGGCAGAACCTGCAGTACACATCCAAAGTGGAGAGGCGCAAACAGCTGGCATTCTAACAGTTCGTCCACAGCAGGACCAGAAGCAGATACTTGGTGAACAGATGTATCCTCTCATACAGAATATGAATGCAGCTCTTGCTAGAAAGATTACTGGTATGTTGTTGGAGCTGGATAATTCAGAAATACTACAAATGCTGGACTCTCCAGAACATCTTCACTCAAAGGTTGAAGAAGCAGTTGCTGCCTTACAAGACCACCAAGCTGTGGAAAGTGTGGCTGATCCACAAATGTGA
- the LOC137570524 gene encoding embryonic polyadenylate-binding protein B-like isoform X1, with the protein MAAVYQVASLYVGDLHTDVTEAMLYEKFCPFGPVISIRVSRDVATRRSLGYAYINFQQTGVAERAMETMNFEVINGRPIRIMWCQRDPGLRKSGLGNVFIKNLDESINSKLLNDTFSSFGNILSCKVAYDDHGSKGYGFIHFETQEAANKAIQSLNGMILNERRVFVGHFKTRKERELENAAKVTGFTNVYIKNFGEDMDDNRLKEIFSAYGTTLSVRVMVDADGRSRGFGFVNFEKHEDAQKAVTDLNGKEMNGCIVYVGRAKKKAERQNELRLKYELFKQELRAKFHGVNLYVKNLNDSMDDEILRKEFQKFGTITSAKVMKESGHSKGYGFVCFLTPEEATKAITEMNGRIIRRKPLYVALAQRKEDRNRMLAKCYMQRSRVIRPVLSCPVTDSLQQPANYFPVMPQPSNRALFNPGPIAPVRPTAHWSLQQSNPAYCQPQRASVWTVPTRCPIPKMNAMKTFPQPGRVSPQSQRVVVFDTHTLGTQPQMNQAVMHSMSQCKLLNVQLAEVSPQVQQVAEPAVHIQSGEAQTAGILTVRPQQDQKQILGEQMYPLIQNMNAALARKITGMLLELDNSEILQMLDSPEHLHSKVEEAVAALQDHQAVESVADPQM; encoded by the exons ATGGCTGCTGTATACCAGGTGGCTTCTCTCTATGTTGGTGACCTGCATACAGATGTGACAGAAGCCATGCTTTATGAAAAGTTCTGTCCATTCGGCCCAGTCATCTCCATCCGAGTTTCTCGAGATGTCGCCACTCGGAGATCCCTTGGCTATGCATATATCAATTTCCAGCAGACCGGTGTTGCTGAGAGGGCCATGGAAACTATGAATTTCGAGGTCATTAATGGTAGACCCATCCGGATCATGTGGTGTCAGAGAGATCCAGGACTAAGAAAATCCGGTTTAGGAAATGTCTTCATCAAAAATCTGGACGAGTCGATCAACAGCAAACTATTGAATGACACCTTCTCCTCGTTTGGCAACATTTTGTCTTGCAAGGTTGCCTATGATGACCATGGATCGAAAGGTTATGGGTTCATCCACTTTGAGACTCAGGAAGCAGCTAACAAAGCCATACAGTCCTTGAATGGCATGATCCTGAATGAACGCAGAGTATTTGTTGGTCATTTTAAGACCCGAAAAGAAAGAGAACTAGAGAATGCAGCAAAAGTCACCGGATTTACAAATGTGTATATCAAAAACTTTGGAGAAGACATGGACGATAACAGGCTTAAGGAGATATTTTCTGCTTACGGGACCACATTGAGTGTTAGAGTCATGGTGGATGCTGATGGCCGCTCCCGCGGATTTGGCTTTGTCAACTTCGAAAAGCATGAAGATGCCCAGAAAGCAGTAACAGATCTAAATGGTAAGGAGATGAATGGATGTATTGTCTATGTTGGAAGGGCCAAAAAGAAGGCAGAGCGTCAAAATGAGCTAAGACTGAAGTATGAATTGTTCAAGCAGGAGCTGCGCGCTAAGTTTCATGGTGTGAACTTATATGTGAAGAACCTGAATGATAGCATGGATGACGAGATACTCAGAAAAGAGTTTCAAAAATTTGGCACCATTACAAGTGCAAAAGTAATGAAAGAGTCAGGACACAGCAAAGGTTATGGTTTTGTCTGTTTTTTAACTCCAGAAGAGGCCACAAAAGCTATAACTGAGATGAATGGAAGGATAATTCGCCGAAAGCCCCTGTACGTAGCACTAGCTCAAAGGAAGGAGGACAGGAATCGAATGCTCGCTAAATGTTATATGCAGAGATCAAGAGTGATAAGGCCTGTGTTATCTTGTCCAGTGACTGACTCGCTTCAACAGCCCGCAAACTATTTTCCTGTCATGCCTCAGCCGTCAAACAGAGCCCTTTTCAACCCAGGCCCCATAGCACCTGTCCGTCCAACAGCTCACTGGTCATTGCAGCAGTCCAATCCTGCATACTGCCAGCCCCAGAGAGCATCAGTGTGGACAGTTCCTACCAGGTGTCCTATACCTAAGATGAATGCAATGAAAACCTTCCCCCAGCCAGGGAGGGTTTCTCCACAGAGTCAAAGAGTGGTTGTATTCGACACCCATACACTTGGTACTCAGCCCCAGATGAACCAAGCTGTCATGCACTCCATGTCACAATGCAAGT TATTGAATGTCCAGCTAGCAGAAGTGAGTCCACAGGTCCAACAAGTGGCAGAACCTGCAGTACACATCCAAAGTGGAGAGGCGCAAACAGCTGGCATTCTAACAGTTCGTCCACAGCAGGACCAGAAGCAGATACTTGGTGAACAGATGTATCCTCTCATACAGAATATGAATGCAGCTCTTGCTAGAAAGATTACTGGTATGTTGTTGGAGCTGGATAATTCAGAAATACTACAAATGCTGGACTCTCCAGAACATCTTCACTCAAAGGTTGAAGAAGCAGTTGCTGCCTTACAAGACCACCAAGCTGTGGAAAGTGTGGCTGATCCACAAATGTGA